Proteins from a single region of Clostridia bacterium:
- a CDS encoding ribonuclease J, translating to MAKLKSVTVGFLGGVGEIGKNMTVLGFGNKYIIVDAGQSFPTEDTPGIDYVIPDSTFIRENYANIVGLFLTHGHEDHIGAVPYLLEEFDLAVYGSDLTIALVQSKLEERGVKSRKLHVVKAGDVTVCNPFRVEYVHVCHSIAGAFALSVATPAGVVFFTGDYKFDYTPPEGGLTDIPRLSRIGDKGVLLMLGESTNVEREGSTVSERMVGENFDVLFDDNIGRRIIVATFASNVNRLQQIIDTAVKYKRKVAFGGRSMVKIAEIGRQLGLLHVANENIVDIDKIKRIPDGELVVVSTGSQGEQMSALSRMAMGEYNKIKLGGNDTVIISASPIPGNERSVYSVINNLCRLGCQVVYHTLKDIHVSGHAHREELKLMLSLIRPKMFIPVHGEYRHLTMHADLAETMGVSRKNILIPEIGMLVRANARSVKQVGTIAAGNTYIDGAESGEDSMESIIRDRRKLASEGMVLVFVSIRLTDGTLVGAPEVMLRGVAAAEDFAGAVKTDIQQLMAKERYKDADKRSALKAKIARAVRNRARQSIHSVPMVVPVVVEV from the coding sequence TTGGCTAAATTGAAAAGCGTTACCGTCGGCTTTTTGGGCGGTGTAGGCGAAATCGGCAAGAACATGACGGTCTTGGGTTTCGGCAATAAATACATTATCGTGGACGCGGGGCAGTCCTTCCCCACGGAGGACACGCCGGGTATCGATTACGTGATACCCGATTCGACGTTCATTCGGGAGAACTACGCGAATATCGTAGGTCTTTTTCTTACGCACGGGCACGAGGACCATATCGGCGCCGTGCCTTACCTTTTGGAAGAATTCGACCTCGCCGTGTACGGCAGCGACCTGACCATCGCCTTGGTGCAGAGCAAGTTGGAAGAGCGCGGTGTGAAGAGCCGCAAACTGCACGTGGTGAAGGCGGGCGACGTGACCGTATGCAATCCCTTCCGCGTGGAATACGTACACGTCTGCCACTCGATAGCGGGTGCGTTCGCGTTGTCCGTGGCGACGCCTGCGGGCGTGGTCTTCTTTACGGGCGACTACAAGTTCGACTACACGCCCCCCGAGGGCGGGTTGACCGACATTCCGCGTTTGTCGCGTATCGGCGACAAGGGCGTATTGTTGATGCTGGGCGAGAGTACCAACGTGGAGCGCGAGGGTAGCACGGTCAGCGAGCGTATGGTGGGGGAGAACTTCGACGTGCTTTTCGACGACAATATCGGCAGACGTATCATCGTGGCCACCTTCGCCAGCAACGTCAACCGTTTGCAACAAATCATAGATACCGCCGTCAAATACAAGCGCAAAGTGGCCTTTGGCGGCAGAAGTATGGTGAAGATAGCCGAAATAGGCCGACAACTCGGGCTGTTGCACGTCGCCAACGAGAATATCGTGGATATCGACAAAATCAAACGGATCCCCGACGGGGAGTTGGTCGTGGTGAGCACGGGCAGCCAAGGAGAGCAGATGAGCGCCTTGTCGCGTATGGCGATGGGCGAATACAATAAGATAAAGTTGGGCGGTAACGATACCGTCATCATTTCGGCAAGCCCCATTCCCGGCAACGAGCGCTCGGTGTACTCGGTGATCAACAACCTGTGCCGCTTGGGCTGTCAGGTGGTGTATCACACCCTGAAAGATATCCACGTATCGGGGCACGCGCATAGGGAAGAGTTGAAGTTGATGCTGTCTTTGATACGCCCCAAGATGTTTATTCCCGTCCACGGCGAATACCGTCACCTGACCATGCACGCCGACCTCGCCGAGACCATGGGCGTGTCGCGGAAGAATATATTGATACCCGAGATAGGTATGTTGGTGCGCGCCAACGCCCGCAGCGTCAAGCAAGTAGGCACTATCGCGGCGGGTAATACCTATATAGACGGCGCCGAATCGGGCGAGGACAGTATGGAGTCCATCATCCGCGACCGTCGCAAGTTGGCCAGCGAAGGTATGGTGCTGGTGTTCGTGAGCATTCGCTTGACGGACGGTACTTTGGTGGGCGCGCCCGAAGTGATGCTGCGCGGCGTCGCGGCGGCGGAAGATTTCGCGGGCGCCGTGAAGACGGATATACAGCAGTTGATGGCCAAGGAACGCTACAAGGACGCGGACAAGCGCAGCGCCTTGAAAGCCAAGATTGCCCGCGCCGTGCGCAACCGCGCAAGGCAGTCCATCCATTCGGTGCCCATGGTGGTGCCCGTCGTGGTGGAAGTGTAA
- a CDS encoding nucleotidyltransferase family protein — translation MKGVIMAGGRGSRLMPLTNHLPKPLVPILDKPVMWYIVRRLRLAGVTDIAVTLGYMGDKIVEAFGDGAEMGVRLHYFREEKPLGTAGGVKNAASFLDEDFLVVSGDAYTDFDLGALADFHYEKGGLVTIASYRVENPSRFGVIVADQNGLVRSFEEKPLHPTSRLVNTGIYVCDRRLLHFVPDGFVDFAKDVFPALLGNLYAKECAGFWSDIGTLPTYYETNLHVVTQRQVAADAL, via the coding sequence ATGAAAGGTGTGATAATGGCAGGCGGAAGAGGCAGTCGATTGATGCCTTTGACCAATCATTTGCCCAAGCCCTTGGTGCCCATTTTGGACAAGCCGGTGATGTGGTATATCGTGAGGCGGCTTCGCCTTGCGGGCGTGACGGATATAGCGGTGACGCTGGGGTATATGGGGGATAAAATAGTGGAGGCATTCGGCGACGGCGCGGAAATGGGCGTGCGCTTGCACTACTTTCGAGAGGAGAAGCCCTTGGGAACGGCGGGCGGCGTGAAAAACGCGGCGTCCTTTCTCGACGAAGACTTTTTGGTGGTGTCGGGCGACGCCTATACCGACTTTGACCTCGGGGCGTTGGCGGACTTCCATTACGAAAAGGGCGGATTGGTAACCATCGCTTCCTATCGGGTGGAAAATCCCTCGCGCTTCGGCGTGATCGTCGCCGACCAAAACGGGTTGGTGCGCTCGTTCGAGGAAAAACCGCTACACCCGACGTCGCGCCTGGTGAATACGGGTATCTACGTTTGCGACCGCCGTTTGCTACACTTCGTGCCCGACGGATTCGTGGATTTCGCCAAGGACGTTTTCCCCGCGCTATTGGGGAATCTGTACGCGAAAGAGTGCGCGGGATTTTGGTCGGATATCGGCACTTTGCCCACCTATTACGAGACCAATCTGCACGTGGTGACGCAACGACAAGTCGCCGCGGACGCGTTGTAA
- a CDS encoding sulfite exporter TauE/SafE family protein — protein MVWLIVAGLVAGVLGGMGMGGGTVYIPILTQGLSVPQHLAQWLNLVAFVPMASASLAVHAKHKLLDKKGFRTLLAPSLASAVGFSLLAVKLSAAVLGVIFAFFLVAMGLAGLGVTVAGLVKKRLNDKPHEPKDL, from the coding sequence ATGGTTTGGCTGATCGTAGCGGGGCTGGTCGCGGGCGTTTTGGGCGGTATGGGTATGGGCGGCGGCACGGTGTATATCCCCATCCTGACGCAGGGGCTTAGCGTGCCGCAACACCTTGCGCAATGGCTCAATCTGGTGGCGTTCGTGCCCATGGCGTCGGCGTCTTTGGCCGTGCACGCCAAGCATAAATTGCTGGATAAGAAAGGCTTTCGGACGCTATTGGCGCCGTCTTTGGCGTCCGCCGTGGGGTTTTCGCTGTTGGCGGTCAAATTGTCCGCCGCCGTATTGGGGGTGATCTTTGCGTTCTTCCTGGTGGCGATGGGGCTTGCGGGCCTCGGCGTGACCGTGGCGGGGCTCGTGAAGAAGCGTCTGAACGACAAACCGCACGAGCCGAAAGACCTGTGA
- a CDS encoding sulfite exporter TauE/SafE family protein, with the protein MSLFFDNFTQKLVIFGIYFTVRDTIALMNAEKKSNLKRAALVLSGVLIGALNGLLGGGGGMVTVPALHYLGGLPTKKAHATAIGVMLPLCVLSAVTYTLSGVHRWALGGVSALTVTVGGAMGALLLARLKNGVVALLFYALMTLAGVLGIVKWFG; encoded by the coding sequence TTGAGCCTCTTTTTTGATAATTTCACACAAAAATTAGTAATTTTTGGCATATATTTCACCGTTCGAGACACAATAGCCTTGATGAACGCGGAGAAAAAGAGCAACTTGAAACGAGCGGCCCTGGTGCTGTCGGGCGTGCTGATAGGGGCGTTGAACGGGCTTTTGGGCGGGGGCGGCGGTATGGTGACCGTGCCCGCTTTGCACTATCTTGGCGGTTTGCCCACCAAGAAAGCGCACGCGACGGCCATCGGCGTAATGTTGCCTTTGTGCGTGCTGAGCGCGGTGACCTATACGTTGTCGGGCGTGCATCGGTGGGCGTTGGGCGGCGTTTCCGCCCTGACCGTGACGGTAGGGGGCGCGATGGGCGCGTTGTTGCTTGCCCGCTTGAAAAACGGCGTGGTCGCCTTGCTCTTTTACGCCTTGATGACCTTGGCGGGCGTTTTGGGTATCGTCAAATGGTTTGGCTGA
- a CDS encoding LysM peptidoglycan-binding domain-containing protein — protein sequence MIISVKKGENIASLAARYHTTVDRIAELNALEDAALYAGQRLWVEGYLMHTWAPYDTVENVSARYAVRKEDVGEGGAPPRVGERVRIRIR from the coding sequence ATGATAATTTCGGTCAAAAAAGGAGAGAACATTGCGTCGCTTGCCGCACGATACCATACGACGGTCGACCGCATAGCCGAACTGAACGCGTTGGAAGACGCGGCGTTGTATGCGGGGCAGCGGCTATGGGTGGAAGGGTACCTTATGCATACCTGGGCGCCGTACGACACCGTGGAAAACGTGAGCGCACGCTACGCGGTGCGCAAGGAAGACGTGGGGGAGGGGGGCGCGCCGCCAAGAGTAGGCGAGCGCGTGCGGATACGCATACGATAG
- a CDS encoding oligosaccharide flippase family protein, giving the protein MKKTVANTTIIVMCFSLVTRLIAFLFKVFLSRTLGAEALGLFGMGTAVFGLLTMIPSSGIPLTVSRRVAETTDDRRAFSTVSTGLLLALAVNALTVGLFILLRHPILGLFADQRAEKVVLIMLPATFSTCVYNVLRAFMMGRKHYVAYSVTETFEEIVNVVVVLLVMYGGYVALSGGETLAAAFLVGDVATLILLVVLYLVFRGRLARPAPLAPIVKSSTPITLMRLFTALAATFTAVVLPNRMVAAGMTVAGATAAYGEAVGMAYPLLFAPLAVTSSLSVVLLPELARLNVGGRPGDVAKKIDTGMHYVLLISSFFFIVYAALGTQLGTLIYGNQAAGEFVTFAAGLVFPLTLAQLTNTALNSLRLELKCFFNSLLGLAAMGLCLWFLPAVLGVFALAVAQTAFFLVSFTANFLVLARKGYTAMAFAKPFLKIAAGSVLITALTTLMRLWLSNANLLASTIICGATAGVLYVALVLLTKSFNVQVVFDFLRLHDRRKKSKRHSAQG; this is encoded by the coding sequence GTGAAAAAGACCGTTGCCAACACCACCATCATCGTCATGTGCTTTTCCTTAGTCACCCGCCTTATCGCCTTTCTCTTCAAGGTATTCCTTTCGCGCACATTGGGGGCGGAGGCTTTGGGGCTGTTCGGCATGGGTACGGCCGTTTTCGGCCTTCTCACCATGATACCCTCGTCGGGCATTCCGCTCACCGTATCGCGCCGTGTTGCCGAAACGACGGACGACCGCCGAGCCTTCTCCACCGTATCGACGGGGCTACTGCTCGCCCTCGCCGTCAACGCCCTTACGGTGGGGCTCTTTATTCTTCTCCGCCACCCCATTTTGGGCTTATTCGCCGACCAACGCGCCGAAAAGGTGGTGCTCATCATGTTGCCCGCCACGTTCAGCACGTGCGTCTACAACGTACTGCGCGCCTTTATGATGGGGCGCAAGCACTACGTCGCCTATTCCGTCACCGAAACCTTCGAGGAAATCGTCAACGTCGTAGTCGTTTTGCTCGTTATGTACGGCGGATACGTGGCGCTGTCGGGCGGCGAAACGCTGGCCGCGGCCTTCCTCGTGGGCGACGTCGCCACGCTTATCCTATTGGTCGTGCTCTATCTCGTCTTCCGCGGTCGTCTTGCGCGCCCCGCGCCCCTTGCGCCTATCGTCAAGAGCAGTACCCCCATCACCTTGATGCGCCTTTTCACCGCGCTTGCCGCCACCTTTACGGCCGTCGTATTGCCCAACCGTATGGTCGCGGCGGGTATGACCGTCGCGGGTGCCACCGCCGCTTACGGCGAAGCCGTAGGCATGGCCTACCCCCTCCTCTTCGCCCCTCTTGCCGTCACATCCTCGCTGTCCGTCGTGCTATTGCCCGAACTCGCCCGTCTCAACGTGGGCGGTCGCCCCGGCGACGTCGCCAAAAAGATTGATACGGGGATGCACTACGTCCTACTCATCTCATCCTTTTTCTTCATCGTCTACGCCGCGTTGGGCACGCAGTTGGGCACTCTCATCTACGGCAACCAAGCGGCGGGCGAATTCGTCACGTTCGCGGCGGGGCTTGTCTTTCCGCTCACCTTGGCCCAACTCACCAACACGGCCCTCAACTCCCTCAGATTGGAACTCAAATGCTTCTTCAACAGCCTTTTGGGACTTGCCGCTATGGGACTTTGCCTGTGGTTTTTACCCGCCGTATTGGGCGTTTTTGCCCTCGCCGTCGCGCAAACGGCGTTCTTCCTCGTCTCCTTCACCGCCAACTTCTTGGTGCTTGCCCGCAAAGGCTACACGGCGATGGCATTTGCCAAACCCTTCCTCAAAATAGCGGCGGGGAGCGTGCTCATCACCGCGCTCACCACACTCATGCGGCTATGGCTCTCGAACGCCAACCTCTTGGCGTCCACGATCATCTGCGGCGCTACGGCAGGCGTACTGTACGTCGCGTTGGTACTTCTCACCAAGTCGTTCAACGTGCAGGTCGTCTTCGACTTTCTGCGTTTGCATGATCGCCGCAAGAAGAGCAAGCGCCATTCCGCGCAAGGATAG
- a CDS encoding folate family ECF transporter S component, whose amino-acid sequence MKKRTLLTTRDVAFSAVLVALGIVTNSFALDTGTHSVTFTYTVCFIAGHFFGPLVGALVGGIGDIVGCFVKGYSPNPLILVGSVLVGLLPGLIQLLSRRAKVKKDLYPPLWTVVSFVVTYVVVTVFWNTFALWFSYARASKTYWVYMLARLPLQTIVWAINLGLSLVLYPVLSRVLRVSPTSVIQKIKERKDEDVPPAPRPRRTVKQVLCQDYLNPFLAATIVTGVILVAVLIGVLYCRV is encoded by the coding sequence ATGAAAAAACGCACTTTACTCACCACGCGCGACGTGGCTTTCTCGGCCGTTTTGGTCGCATTGGGCATCGTCACCAACTCTTTCGCCTTGGATACGGGCACGCACTCCGTCACGTTTACTTATACCGTGTGTTTCATCGCGGGGCACTTTTTCGGCCCGCTGGTAGGCGCGCTCGTAGGCGGCATAGGCGACATCGTGGGCTGTTTCGTCAAGGGTTATTCGCCCAACCCCCTCATTTTGGTGGGTTCGGTGCTCGTCGGTCTTCTCCCCGGGCTTATCCAACTCCTTTCGCGCCGCGCCAAGGTCAAAAAGGATCTCTATCCGCCTCTTTGGACGGTCGTATCCTTCGTGGTCACCTACGTGGTCGTCACCGTGTTCTGGAACACCTTTGCCCTGTGGTTCAGTTACGCCCGCGCGTCCAAGACCTATTGGGTATATATGCTCGCGCGCCTGCCCTTGCAGACCATCGTTTGGGCTATCAATCTCGGGCTTTCGCTCGTCCTCTACCCCGTCCTGTCCCGCGTGTTGCGCGTTTCGCCCACCTCGGTCATTCAAAAGATCAAGGAGCGCAAGGACGAGGACGTGCCCCCCGCGCCGCGCCCTCGGCGCACGGTCAAGCAAGTGCTATGCCAAGATTATCTCAACCCCTTCCTCGCGGCCACCATCGTCACGGGCGTCATCTTGGTCGCCGTCCTTATCGGCGTGCTGTATTGCAGAGTATAA
- a CDS encoding class I SAM-dependent methyltransferase, with protein MAKQNIYDNEIFFSEYRKLRERENNANNLFEIPTLISLLPKLEGKIILDLGCGSGERCVDYIKRGAVKVTGVDISEKMLSVAQSENSDPHITYLKMPMEDIDAINETFDVVISSLAFHYVEDFQGVVRNVSRLIKKSGSFIFSQEHPLVTCYSGTGDRWTRNENGKKLHVNISNYCVEGKKESKWFVEGVQKYHRMFSTIVNTLSDNGFMILKMEEPYPTEEILRKYPEYYDLYHKPDFLIIKAVKL; from the coding sequence ATGGCAAAGCAGAATATTTATGATAATGAGATTTTTTTTAGCGAATACAGAAAACTTCGGGAGCGTGAAAATAATGCAAACAACCTGTTTGAAATACCGACACTGATCTCGTTGCTTCCTAAGCTAGAAGGGAAAATAATTCTTGATCTTGGCTGTGGATCAGGCGAGCGCTGCGTTGATTATATAAAGCGTGGGGCGGTCAAAGTTACCGGTGTTGATATTTCAGAGAAAATGTTGTCTGTAGCTCAAAGCGAAAATAGTGATCCTCATATTACTTATCTTAAAATGCCTATGGAAGATATTGATGCAATAAACGAAACTTTTGATGTGGTGATCAGTTCGTTGGCCTTCCATTATGTCGAGGATTTTCAGGGGGTAGTAAGAAACGTTTCCAGATTAATAAAAAAGAGCGGTAGCTTCATTTTCTCCCAGGAGCACCCGCTTGTTACCTGCTATTCTGGTACGGGCGACAGATGGACGCGTAATGAAAACGGCAAAAAACTTCATGTAAATATATCTAATTATTGTGTGGAAGGAAAAAAAGAATCCAAATGGTTTGTTGAAGGTGTTCAAAAATATCACAGGATGTTCTCCACAATTGTGAATACACTATCTGACAACGGCTTTATGATACTTAAGATGGAAGAACCTTATCCGACAGAGGAGATTTTAAGGAAGTATCCTGAATACTATGATCTTTATCATAAGCCGGATTTTCTTATTATAAAAGCTGTAAAGCTATAG
- a CDS encoding HD domain-containing protein: protein MDFYEELFKLKTLLRTGWLYRHVNGRVESDAEHVFSMLLVALRIMARKDMPLDQLKVVKMIAYHELGEIDVGDITPCDNVSREEKYEMELSAIRRIAAAYDMPEILSLWLEFEEGVSPEAQFVKALDKADAVEQARVYETHGLACGGLYDEFYTRSQAQTDYIRQLNE, encoded by the coding sequence ATGGACTTCTACGAAGAATTATTCAAACTCAAGACCCTACTGCGCACGGGCTGGCTTTATCGCCACGTGAATGGGCGCGTAGAGAGCGATGCCGAGCACGTTTTCTCCATGCTTTTGGTCGCGCTCCGCATTATGGCGCGCAAGGATATGCCCCTCGACCAACTCAAAGTAGTCAAGATGATCGCCTACCACGAACTCGGCGAAATAGACGTTGGCGACATCACGCCCTGCGACAACGTTTCGCGCGAAGAAAAATACGAGATGGAACTGTCCGCCATTCGGCGCATCGCCGCCGCCTACGATATGCCCGAGATACTCTCTCTTTGGTTGGAATTCGAAGAGGGCGTCTCCCCCGAGGCGCAATTCGTCAAGGCCCTCGACAAGGCGGACGCCGTCGAGCAAGCCCGCGTCTACGAAACGCACGGGCTCGCCTGTGGCGGGTTATACGACGAGTTTTACACGCGATCCCAAGCGCAAACGGATTATATCCGCCAACTGAACGAATAA
- a CDS encoding TfoX/Sxy family protein yields MPATQDYLQYCLDQLSPLSVTHRKMMGEYLLYTDGTLWGGVYDDRLLLKITPSNAAKNLPSSIPYDGAKPMYLMDADDRDFLVQCVTCAIEDLRKK; encoded by the coding sequence ATGCCCGCCACACAAGATTATTTGCAATACTGTCTGGATCAGCTATCCCCCCTTTCGGTCACCCATCGCAAGATGATGGGCGAGTATCTTCTCTACACCGACGGCACCTTATGGGGCGGCGTCTACGACGACCGACTTCTCCTCAAAATCACGCCGTCCAACGCGGCGAAGAATCTCCCCTCGTCCATTCCCTACGACGGGGCCAAGCCGATGTACCTGATGGATGCCGACGATAGGGATTTTCTCGTGCAATGCGTCACTTGTGCCATCGAAGACCTTCGAAAGAAATGA
- a CDS encoding alpha-galactosidase produces MEEYRFTVKYRVDGVLFQTHKERCVHYTIDKIVTEDSIKLIVNPRVDMQMLEISLDCPHASDEDEVFFANGFQAWTTSREYKKTDVSQVYCTPLRHLGKMADDFVTCSGDYRFFAPDKGAGHFHSWTYTYYKKDGKLDFYGSTSERTGYTIFVADMIEGNFAIRKDIEGKTLAAGEPYEAMNILHFTGGYDEVFDAYFAALGVQKPRITRMSGYTSWYNYFKNITEDIIVRDIEGLTRAGDSANIFQIDDGFMTKVGDWTTLKESFPHGMRYLTDKIHEKGYNAGLWLAPFNCTMGSKVYKEHKDWLIMHEDKPVRGLFARFNALAFDMYNEEFRAHIKEVFRTVFEDWGFDMVKLDFLYSQAMFPRNGKTRGEIMCEAVDFLRECCGDKLFLGCGVPLGAGFGVFDACRIGCDVAPQYAGTYVNRLKLAAEVPSAQNSIVNAIFRRHLNGRAFVNDPDVFFLRDFNLKFTMDQKLLLGFVNHLCGGVLFVSDDVGKYDDEALKYVKYFFGESNAKIVSADYVGVDDIALVFERDGKQETLRFNLKTGESNVRDLIKA; encoded by the coding sequence ATGGAAGAATACCGTTTTACCGTCAAATATCGCGTGGACGGCGTGCTGTTCCAAACGCACAAAGAGCGCTGCGTACACTACACGATTGACAAAATCGTCACCGAAGACAGCATCAAATTGATCGTCAATCCCCGTGTGGATATGCAAATGCTGGAGATCAGTCTCGACTGCCCGCACGCGTCGGACGAGGACGAAGTCTTCTTCGCCAACGGTTTCCAGGCCTGGACGACCTCGCGCGAGTACAAGAAGACGGACGTTTCTCAAGTATATTGCACGCCTTTGCGCCACCTCGGCAAGATGGCGGACGACTTCGTCACCTGCTCGGGCGACTATCGCTTCTTCGCCCCCGACAAAGGCGCCGGCCACTTCCACAGTTGGACGTACACCTACTACAAAAAGGACGGCAAGTTGGATTTCTACGGCTCCACCTCCGAGCGCACGGGCTACACCATCTTCGTCGCCGACATGATAGAAGGCAATTTCGCCATCAGGAAGGACATCGAGGGCAAGACGCTTGCGGCGGGCGAACCCTACGAAGCGATGAACATTCTGCACTTTACGGGCGGCTACGACGAGGTGTTCGACGCCTACTTCGCGGCGTTGGGCGTCCAAAAGCCCCGCATCACCCGCATGAGCGGCTATACCAGCTGGTACAACTATTTCAAGAATATCACCGAGGATATCATCGTCCGCGACATCGAGGGGCTTACCCGCGCGGGTGACTCGGCCAACATTTTCCAGATCGACGACGGCTTTATGACCAAGGTCGGCGACTGGACCACCCTCAAGGAGAGTTTCCCCCACGGTATGCGCTACCTCACGGACAAGATCCACGAGAAAGGCTACAACGCCGGCTTGTGGCTCGCCCCCTTCAACTGCACCATGGGCTCCAAGGTGTACAAGGAGCACAAGGATTGGCTCATTATGCACGAGGACAAACCCGTCCGCGGTCTGTTCGCCCGCTTCAACGCCTTGGCGTTCGATATGTACAACGAGGAGTTCCGCGCCCATATCAAAGAGGTGTTCCGCACGGTGTTCGAGGATTGGGGCTTCGATATGGTCAAGTTGGACTTCCTCTACTCGCAAGCCATGTTCCCCCGCAACGGCAAAACGCGCGGCGAGATCATGTGCGAAGCCGTCGACTTCCTGAGGGAATGCTGCGGCGACAAGTTGTTCTTGGGTTGCGGCGTACCTTTGGGCGCGGGCTTCGGCGTATTCGACGCCTGCCGCATCGGTTGCGACGTAGCGCCGCAATATGCGGGCACCTACGTCAATCGTCTCAAATTGGCCGCCGAGGTTCCCTCTGCGCAAAACTCCATCGTCAACGCCATCTTCCGCCGTCACCTCAACGGCAGAGCCTTCGTCAACGATCCCGACGTCTTCTTCCTGCGTGATTTCAACCTCAAGTTCACGATGGACCAGAAGTTGTTGCTGGGCTTCGTCAACCACCTCTGCGGCGGCGTGTTGTTCGTTTCGGACGACGTGGGCAAGTACGACGACGAGGCGCTCAAATACGTCAAGTACTTCTTCGGCGAATCCAACGCCAAAATCGTCTCGGCCGACTACGTGGGCGTGGACGATATCGCGCTCGTCTTCGAGCGAGACGGCAAGCAAGAGACGCTTCGCTTCAACCTCAAAACGGGCGAAAGCAACGTGCGCGACCTCATCAAAGCCTAG
- a CDS encoding 1-acyl-sn-glycerol-3-phosphate acyltransferase, with product MNEVTKGKKKREWRKGLFALIRPAVRLVARVFFGASTKVYRHIEGPYLVIGNHTYIADAMLMGAAFREPLHIVAASATLASSGWGRVVRFLADPIPVDKAGMDVKGIKRMLSEARAGHSIGLFPEGNITIDGSPLPFDRAVAKLAKQLRLKVVLYRIERGYLKKPKWAECKRKGRVWGSVTDVIEVDEVAALSVDELYERIRRGIDYDVVAAQKAAPVAFPAKRLAAGIERLLYYCPECGEKGDFQIEKDDFRCAHCGHMYHVDEYGFIGNAPFDNTEDWNRWQLARVRKEEAVETFAVEGKLLHVGEKNVVGVGLLAATETGVGIGGRAAAYDEIEGVVLHDCNNLLLTVGGEEYRFVPDDRHANVMPLLTVIEDRIGKRQ from the coding sequence ATGAACGAAGTGACGAAGGGCAAGAAGAAGAGAGAATGGCGAAAAGGCCTGTTCGCCCTCATACGCCCCGCCGTGCGATTGGTGGCGCGGGTGTTTTTCGGCGCGTCGACCAAGGTGTATCGCCATATCGAAGGGCCGTATCTCGTCATCGGCAACCATACCTATATAGCGGACGCGATGCTGATGGGCGCGGCCTTCCGCGAGCCATTGCATATCGTGGCGGCTTCGGCTACCTTGGCTTCGAGCGGCTGGGGGCGCGTGGTGCGGTTTTTGGCCGACCCCATCCCCGTGGACAAGGCGGGTATGGACGTGAAGGGCATCAAGCGTATGTTGTCGGAGGCCCGTGCGGGGCACAGCATAGGGCTTTTCCCCGAAGGGAATATCACCATAGACGGCAGTCCGTTGCCCTTTGACCGCGCGGTGGCCAAGTTGGCCAAACAACTGCGGCTGAAAGTGGTGTTGTACCGCATCGAGCGCGGCTATCTCAAGAAACCCAAATGGGCGGAATGCAAGCGCAAAGGGCGCGTATGGGGTAGCGTGACGGACGTCATCGAAGTAGACGAAGTGGCGGCGCTTTCGGTCGACGAATTGTACGAGCGCATACGACGGGGAATAGACTACGACGTGGTGGCGGCGCAAAAGGCGGCGCCCGTGGCTTTCCCCGCGAAACGGCTTGCCGCCGGTATCGAACGACTGCTGTATTATTGCCCCGAATGCGGAGAGAAAGGGGATTTCCAAATAGAAAAGGACGATTTTCGCTGTGCGCATTGCGGGCACATGTATCACGTGGACGAATACGGGTTTATCGGAAACGCGCCTTTCGACAATACCGAGGATTGGAATCGCTGGCAGTTGGCACGCGTGCGCAAGGAAGAAGCGGTCGAGACGTTTGCCGTGGAGGGGAAACTCTTGCACGTCGGCGAAAAAAACGTCGTTGGCGTCGGGCTGCTCGCGGCGACCGAGACAGGCGTGGGCATAGGCGGCCGGGCGGCCGCATACGACGAGATCGAGGGCGTGGTGCTACACGATTGCAACAACCTATTGCTGACCGTCGGCGGGGAAGAGTACCGCTTCGTGCCCGACGATCGTCACGCCAACGTGATGCCCCTTTTGACCGTGATAGAGGATAGAATCGGGAAAAGACAATAA